The following coding sequences are from one Arthrobacter sp. 24S4-2 window:
- a CDS encoding amino acid ABC transporter permease, translating to MNFDWSYFWESLLTPSPQFLKGLALTIIISVIAMSLALVLGLIVGLMGRSKLLPFQLFASLYIWVIRGTPLLVQLVIIYTGFAAAGLFRFEDTDIFGALIKGAVQAAIVGLMLNESAYISEIVRSGLESVDRGQNEAALSLGMTPMHAMRRIIVPQAIRIMVPPLGNSFNGLMKSTSILSIIGVSEMFQVGSTMSAATFKVFEIYMVVALYYLLLTTVWTFIQTAIENTLNVRAGLPPAEPVYKRLFGIRSRKQQTTTTTPALQPADAV from the coding sequence ATGAACTTCGACTGGTCCTACTTTTGGGAAAGTCTCCTTACCCCCAGCCCTCAGTTCCTCAAGGGGCTCGCGCTCACAATTATCATCTCAGTGATCGCTATGTCTCTCGCTCTTGTCCTGGGTCTGATCGTTGGTCTTATGGGGCGGAGCAAATTGCTCCCATTTCAACTCTTCGCGAGCCTCTATATTTGGGTGATCCGCGGCACGCCGCTGCTGGTCCAGCTCGTTATCATCTACACCGGGTTTGCGGCCGCTGGCCTATTCCGATTTGAAGACACCGATATATTCGGGGCACTCATAAAGGGAGCGGTCCAAGCCGCGATCGTTGGCCTGATGCTCAACGAAAGTGCCTACATCTCGGAAATCGTTCGATCTGGCCTCGAATCGGTGGACCGCGGGCAAAACGAGGCTGCCCTCTCCCTGGGCATGACCCCCATGCATGCGATGCGCAGAATCATCGTCCCCCAAGCGATCCGCATCATGGTGCCCCCCTTGGGCAACTCATTCAACGGTTTGATGAAGAGTACCTCGATTTTGTCGATTATCGGCGTTAGTGAGATGTTCCAAGTAGGCAGCACCATGAGCGCTGCGACCTTCAAAGTCTTCGAGATTTACATGGTCGTTGCCCTTTATTACCTCCTTCTCACTACAGTCTGGACATTCATCCAAACTGCGATCGAGAACACTTTGAACGTTAGGGCCGGCCTCCCGCCCGCGGAACCTGTTTACAAGCGCCTCTTTGGTATTAGGAGCCGCAAGCAGCAAACAACGACTACCACCCCAGCCCTGCAGCCTGCCGACGCCGTCTAA
- a CDS encoding ABC transporter substrate-binding protein, producing the protein MRKIMNRRIPARHHLASVGVAFIALSLAACGGGQPGTSGASGTQGTSSSDLPLVKEGVLTSCANFSTPPNIFAEADGTPVGAEVDIAKSIAKEMGLKIAFPEYSFSGLIPALQAKQCDAIISALYIKPEREKIADFVPYLRSGSGVAVSKENRANVTGYDHSLCGVRAVAITGATGAGLLEKMSAECAAAGLKPTEITLLDRSADALQQIIAGQADAFMDTSELMSYYEKQSGGKFVVVGETVGQINIGAATLKENVKLHEALKTAFDKVVESGRYAEVLSEWGLKAQDITKAQ; encoded by the coding sequence GTGAGGAAAATCATGAACCGTAGGATTCCAGCCCGGCACCACCTTGCATCCGTAGGCGTTGCTTTCATCGCTCTATCGCTCGCCGCCTGCGGTGGCGGGCAGCCCGGCACTTCTGGCGCGTCAGGAACACAAGGGACCAGCAGCTCTGATCTGCCCTTGGTTAAGGAAGGCGTTCTGACATCCTGTGCGAATTTCAGTACGCCCCCAAATATTTTTGCGGAAGCGGACGGGACACCGGTTGGCGCTGAGGTAGACATCGCTAAAAGCATTGCCAAGGAGATGGGGCTGAAGATTGCTTTTCCTGAATATTCCTTCTCCGGCCTGATCCCAGCGCTGCAAGCAAAGCAGTGTGACGCGATCATCTCCGCGTTGTATATCAAACCGGAGCGAGAAAAGATTGCTGATTTCGTTCCGTACTTGAGGTCGGGATCCGGTGTCGCAGTCTCCAAAGAGAACCGTGCGAACGTGACCGGATACGATCACTCACTCTGCGGTGTCAGGGCTGTTGCCATCACCGGCGCTACCGGCGCCGGACTCCTGGAGAAGATGTCCGCGGAATGTGCAGCTGCGGGGCTGAAACCGACGGAGATTACTCTTCTGGACCGAAGCGCAGATGCGCTGCAGCAAATCATTGCCGGACAGGCAGATGCTTTCATGGACACATCCGAGTTGATGAGCTACTACGAGAAGCAGTCCGGGGGCAAATTCGTCGTCGTCGGGGAAACGGTCGGGCAGATCAACATCGGAGCGGCCACTCTGAAAGAGAACGTCAAACTGCATGAAGCTCTCAAAACCGCTTTTGACAAGGTCGTCGAAAGCGGTCGCTACGCCGAAGTCCTCAGTGAATGGGGACTTAAGGCGCAGGACATTACTAAAGCTCAATAA